One window of the Chryseobacterium camelliae genome contains the following:
- a CDS encoding ATP-grasp domain-containing protein, which translates to MAKKVGILFGMEDTFPWAFIDRVNQLGKGEITAEPVMIDQLEQGADYGYAVIIDRISHDVPFYRAYLKNAALNGTYVINNPFWWSADEKFFNNALMTKLGIPLPKTVLLPSFERPSNTSETSFRNLKYPHNWEYIFDYIGFPAYMKPHDGGGWRNVYRVESPEDLWNKLSETEQLVMMVQEEIVFTDYYRVYCLGRKHVHIMPYEPRNPSHLRYVTTHQTQGKELEKLLKTIHDYTILMNEALGYDFNTVEFAVRDGIPYAIDFCNPAPDADRNSVGEENFEWIVEHAAQFAIEKAKDYVPGEAHISWGTFVQDSMEK; encoded by the coding sequence ATGGCAAAAAAGGTGGGTATACTGTTCGGTATGGAAGATACTTTTCCATGGGCATTCATTGACCGGGTGAATCAATTGGGAAAGGGAGAAATCACTGCTGAACCTGTAATGATTGATCAACTTGAACAGGGTGCTGATTACGGCTATGCCGTTATCATTGACCGGATTTCACACGACGTTCCGTTCTACAGGGCATACCTTAAGAATGCGGCATTAAACGGAACATATGTCATCAACAATCCGTTCTGGTGGAGTGCAGACGAAAAATTTTTCAATAATGCTCTGATGACCAAGCTCGGAATCCCTTTGCCCAAGACCGTATTGCTGCCGTCCTTTGAAAGGCCTTCCAATACCTCGGAAACTTCATTCAGGAACCTGAAGTATCCTCACAACTGGGAATATATTTTTGATTACATCGGATTTCCGGCATACATGAAGCCCCATGACGGAGGCGGATGGCGGAATGTCTACCGCGTGGAAAGCCCGGAGGACCTTTGGAACAAACTTTCTGAAACGGAACAGCTGGTGATGATGGTCCAGGAGGAGATTGTTTTCACCGATTATTACCGGGTATATTGCCTCGGCAGGAAACATGTGCATATTATGCCTTATGAACCCCGAAATCCTTCGCACCTAAGATATGTTACCACGCATCAGACCCAGGGCAAGGAACTGGAAAAACTGCTGAAAACCATCCATGATTATACGATCCTCATGAACGAAGCTTTAGGCTACGATTTCAATACCGTAGAATTTGCCGTGCGGGACGGTATTCCTTATGCCATCGATTTCTGTAATCCTGCCCCGGACGCCGACAGAAATTCCGTAGGAGAAGAGAATTTTGAATGGATTGTGGAACATGCGGCCCAATTCGCTATAGAAAAGGCAAAGGACTATGTTCCGGGAGAAGCCCATATCAGCTGGGGAACTTTCGTGCAGGACTCCATGGAAAAATAA
- a CDS encoding type 1 glutamine amidotransferase: protein MTDIRIALLDMNNNHVNQGFKNILEISEAFRQHSEENISIETFDVRYKNEMPDPDAFDIFISSGGPGDPHREGLEWENRFAGLLDSVFNHNRNHSSKKYLFLICHSFQLAAIHWELGNISKRKSYSFGIMPVHKTEDGEDEFLFRNLPDPFFAVDSRAYQFIEPDYHRFEELGMSIVAIEKFRPYIDLERAVMAVRFSDEIFGTQFHPEANPEGMLENLKVEKNKNAMIENFGIEKYLETLDRMDDEDKIKLTQAQILPRFLQSAIQNIMKKAATE from the coding sequence ATGACCGATATCCGCATTGCCTTGCTCGATATGAATAACAACCATGTCAATCAGGGATTCAAGAATATCCTCGAGATTTCAGAGGCATTCCGCCAGCATTCCGAAGAAAATATAAGCATTGAAACATTTGACGTCCGGTACAAAAATGAAATGCCGGATCCTGATGCATTTGATATTTTTATCTCTTCAGGTGGACCGGGTGATCCGCACCGGGAAGGCCTGGAATGGGAAAACCGGTTTGCAGGTTTACTGGATTCTGTTTTTAACCATAACCGGAATCATTCTTCCAAAAAATACCTTTTCCTGATCTGCCACTCCTTTCAGCTGGCAGCCATCCACTGGGAACTGGGGAATATCAGCAAAAGGAAATCGTACTCGTTTGGCATTATGCCAGTGCACAAAACAGAAGATGGTGAAGATGAATTTTTATTCAGGAACCTGCCGGACCCGTTTTTTGCGGTGGATTCCAGGGCTTACCAGTTTATTGAACCGGATTATCACCGCTTTGAAGAGTTGGGTATGAGCATCGTGGCCATTGAAAAATTCCGCCCCTATATTGATTTAGAAAGAGCGGTTATGGCAGTTCGTTTCTCAGATGAAATTTTCGGCACCCAGTTTCATCCTGAAGCCAATCCCGAGGGGATGCTTGAAAACCTGAAGGTTGAGAAAAATAAGAATGCCATGATTGAAAATTTCGGGATTGAAAAATACCTGGAAACGCTGGACAGAATGGATGATGAAGACAAAATCAAGCTGACCCAGGCTCAGATCCTTCCCCGTTTCCTTCAGTCGGCAATTCAAAACATTATGAAAAAGGCCGCCACAGAATGA
- a CDS encoding carboxylate-amine ligase, translating into MQHQFTIGIEEEYQIIDVESRDLISHVSKIIEGGKAILSENLKHEMHESMIEMETGICRNIQEARTELTNLRRHLIQIAREQGLRVSGGGTHPFSHWSANTITQGERYTKIVDDMGDVARENLIFGLHVHIGIPNREEGVRIQNVMRYFLPHVYALSTNSPFWIGRYTGFKSYRQEIFVKFPRTGIPSYFNSLAEFDSYVDLLIKTGTIDNAKKIWWDLRVHPFYPTIEFRICDMPMRIDETVCLAAIMQSLVAKIYKLHQQNLSFRSYRRLLLNENKWRASKSGIEAHLIDFGKEESVPYPVLLKELLEFIDDVVDELGCRSEVEYAWKILEHGTGADRQLSIYRETGDLTKVVDYMISETEYGITHGIPAP; encoded by the coding sequence ATGCAGCATCAGTTTACCATAGGCATAGAGGAAGAATACCAGATCATTGATGTGGAAAGCCGGGATCTTATTTCCCATGTTTCCAAGATCATTGAAGGCGGAAAGGCGATCCTCAGTGAGAACTTAAAGCACGAGATGCACGAATCCATGATTGAAATGGAAACGGGCATCTGCCGGAATATCCAGGAAGCCAGGACGGAGCTCACCAACCTCCGGAGACATCTGATACAGATTGCCCGTGAACAGGGACTTCGGGTTTCCGGAGGCGGGACCCATCCTTTCTCGCACTGGTCCGCCAATACCATCACCCAGGGAGAGCGGTATACCAAAATTGTGGATGATATGGGAGATGTGGCGCGTGAAAATCTTATTTTCGGGCTGCATGTTCACATCGGGATCCCCAACCGGGAAGAAGGCGTCCGGATACAGAATGTCATGCGGTATTTCCTTCCGCATGTGTATGCGCTGTCTACCAATTCGCCGTTCTGGATCGGAAGGTACACCGGCTTTAAATCCTACCGGCAGGAAATTTTCGTAAAATTCCCGCGTACCGGGATACCGAGTTATTTCAATTCCCTTGCAGAGTTCGACAGTTATGTGGATCTGCTGATCAAGACAGGGACCATCGACAATGCCAAAAAAATCTGGTGGGACCTTCGGGTCCATCCCTTCTATCCTACCATAGAATTCAGGATCTGTGACATGCCGATGAGGATTGACGAAACCGTTTGCCTTGCCGCCATTATGCAGAGCCTGGTTGCTAAGATTTATAAGCTTCACCAGCAGAACCTGAGCTTCAGGAGCTACAGGAGACTCCTGCTGAACGAAAATAAATGGAGGGCTTCCAAAAGCGGGATTGAAGCGCACCTGATTGATTTCGGGAAAGAGGAATCCGTTCCTTATCCGGTTCTGCTTAAAGAATTGCTTGAGTTTATTGATGATGTGGTGGATGAGCTGGGATGCCGCTCAGAGGTGGAATATGCCTGGAAGATCCTTGAACACGGAACGGGAGCCGACCGTCAGCTGAGCATTTACAGGGAAACGGGAGACCTTACGAAAGTGGTTGACTATATGATCTCTGAGACCGAGTATGGCATCACACACGGAATCCCTGCTCCATAA
- the cphA gene encoding cyanophycin synthetase: MKIEKIQALRGPNIWSIRRKKLIQMRLDLEEMENFPTNKIDGFRKRIEKLIPSLITHRCSEGTVGGFFHRVETGTWMGHVIEHIALEIQTLAGMEVGFGRTRETKTPGVYNVVFNYIEENSGIYAAEQSVKIAEALIEGHEYDMNECIKTLKEIRERERLGPSTGSIVQEAVSRKIPWIRLGNNSLVQLGYGVNQQRFQATITGKTSSIAVDIACNKELTKKMLHDAAIPVPMGELVMHEEDLDRVIRKIGYPIVLKPLNGNHGKGASINVTDWENALIGLEHAQKYSQKVIVEKYITGYDFRILVINNKMVAAARRVPAHIVGDGEHNIQQLIDKENTDPRRGYGHENVLTDIAVDKDTLELLSKLQYTMETIPQKGEVVYLKSTANLSTGGTSIDVTDMVHPENITMAERISKIIGLDVCGIDIMAENLTQPLKESGGAIIEVNAAPGFRMHLAPSEGLPRNVAAPVVDMLYPPGKPFTIPIIAVTGTNGKTTTTRLIAHIVKSNGHRVGFTTSDGIYIQNTMLTKGDTTGPVSAEFILKDPTVEFAVLETARGGILRSGLGFSQCDIGVLTNIKEDHLGMNDIHNLKDLTRVKRVVLDSVKKNGWSVMNADDEYSMRILHDIDSQVAIFSMDEDNSHIRKFAKEGKITCVYEEGFVTIKKGDWKIRIGKAKDFPITMEGKARFMIQNVLAASLACYLHGFGIEDISNSLRTFIPSAQLTPGRLNIFKFKNFKVLIDFAHNPAGYEAIEDYLKNVESTKKIGIISGVGDRRDNDIRECGKIAGRMFDYIIIRNEKHLRGRTEDEINGLIIEGMQSSGRDVSYEIIPKEIEALKHAMSMAEEGTFITALSDVISNAIELVQEYQTRELLEDGKIL, from the coding sequence ATGAAAATTGAGAAGATACAGGCACTGCGCGGCCCGAATATTTGGAGTATCAGAAGAAAGAAGCTGATACAGATGAGGTTGGATCTTGAGGAAATGGAGAATTTTCCTACCAATAAAATAGACGGATTCAGGAAAAGGATCGAAAAACTGATCCCTTCGCTTATTACGCACAGGTGTTCTGAAGGAACGGTAGGTGGTTTCTTCCACCGTGTGGAGACCGGTACCTGGATGGGGCATGTGATTGAACATATTGCTCTTGAAATCCAGACCTTGGCAGGGATGGAAGTCGGTTTCGGACGTACCCGTGAGACCAAAACCCCCGGCGTATATAATGTCGTATTTAATTATATCGAAGAAAATTCCGGTATTTATGCGGCGGAGCAATCCGTAAAGATTGCAGAAGCCCTGATTGAAGGTCATGAATATGACATGAATGAGTGCATCAAGACCCTTAAGGAAATCCGTGAAAGGGAACGTTTGGGGCCCTCTACAGGAAGTATTGTCCAGGAAGCGGTTTCCAGGAAAATCCCATGGATCCGGCTGGGTAACAATTCTTTGGTTCAATTGGGATACGGTGTCAACCAGCAGCGTTTCCAGGCAACCATCACTGGTAAAACAAGCTCTATTGCCGTAGATATCGCCTGCAATAAAGAACTCACCAAGAAAATGCTTCATGATGCGGCAATCCCGGTACCAATGGGAGAGCTCGTTATGCACGAAGAGGATCTGGACAGGGTGATCAGGAAAATAGGATATCCTATTGTACTTAAGCCACTGAACGGGAATCACGGGAAAGGAGCTTCCATCAACGTTACCGATTGGGAAAATGCCCTGATAGGATTAGAGCATGCCCAAAAATATTCTCAAAAAGTCATTGTCGAAAAATATATTACAGGATATGATTTCAGGATCCTGGTCATCAACAATAAAATGGTAGCTGCAGCCAGAAGGGTTCCTGCCCATATTGTGGGAGACGGCGAGCACAATATCCAGCAGCTTATTGATAAAGAAAATACAGACCCGAGAAGAGGGTACGGCCATGAAAATGTCCTGACGGATATTGCCGTAGATAAAGATACCCTCGAACTGCTTTCTAAGCTTCAGTATACCATGGAAACGATTCCTCAGAAAGGGGAAGTGGTTTATCTGAAATCCACTGCCAATCTCTCTACCGGAGGAACTTCCATTGATGTTACCGATATGGTACATCCTGAAAATATTACAATGGCGGAAAGGATTTCTAAAATTATCGGCCTGGATGTATGCGGTATCGACATCATGGCTGAAAACTTAACCCAGCCTTTAAAGGAAAGCGGTGGTGCCATCATCGAAGTCAATGCAGCACCCGGATTCAGGATGCACCTGGCTCCGAGTGAAGGACTGCCGAGAAACGTAGCGGCGCCGGTTGTCGATATGCTGTATCCGCCGGGAAAACCGTTTACCATTCCGATTATTGCCGTAACAGGAACCAACGGAAAAACCACCACGACAAGGCTTATTGCCCATATTGTTAAAAGCAACGGGCACAGGGTAGGCTTTACTACTTCCGACGGTATTTACATCCAGAATACGATGCTGACCAAAGGGGACACCACCGGGCCGGTTTCCGCAGAATTTATCCTGAAGGATCCTACCGTAGAATTTGCCGTCCTGGAAACTGCCAGAGGCGGGATCTTACGGTCCGGACTGGGCTTCTCGCAATGCGACATCGGCGTACTGACCAATATTAAGGAAGATCACCTGGGTATGAATGACATCCACAACCTTAAAGACCTGACAAGGGTAAAAAGGGTGGTGCTGGACAGTGTTAAAAAGAATGGCTGGAGCGTGATGAATGCCGATGATGAATATTCCATGAGAATCCTTCATGATATCGACAGCCAGGTTGCGATCTTCAGTATGGATGAAGATAATTCCCACATCAGGAAATTTGCCAAAGAAGGGAAAATTACCTGCGTGTACGAGGAAGGCTTTGTTACGATTAAAAAAGGGGACTGGAAAATCAGGATAGGCAAAGCAAAAGATTTTCCGATCACGATGGAAGGAAAGGCGAGGTTTATGATCCAGAATGTTCTCGCGGCCAGTTTAGCCTGTTACCTGCATGGTTTTGGTATCGAAGATATTTCCAATTCCCTGAGGACTTTTATTCCAAGCGCACAGCTTACCCCGGGAAGGCTTAATATTTTCAAGTTCAAGAATTTTAAGGTCCTGATCGATTTTGCCCATAATCCTGCCGGTTACGAAGCCATTGAAGATTACCTGAAAAATGTGGAATCCACCAAGAAGATCGGAATTATTTCCGGTGTCGGCGACAGAAGGGATAACGATATCCGTGAATGCGGAAAGATCGCAGGAAGGATGTTCGATTACATCATCATCAGAAATGAAAAACACCTCCGCGGAAGAACGGAAGATGAGATCAACGGGCTGATTATCGAAGGGATGCAGTCTTCAGGAAGGGATGTCAGCTATGAGATTATTCCGAAGGAGATTGAAGCATTGAAGCATGCCATGAGCATGGCAGAAGAAGGCACCTTCATTACTGCGCTGAGCGATGTGATTTCCAATGCCATTGAACTGGTGCAGGAATACCAGACGCGTGAATTGCTGGAAGACGGTAAAATACTGTAA
- a CDS encoding cyanophycinase has protein sequence MKPVGKLIVIGGAVNKGSFSETDFDQNIEKNLNFFERGILRKIINESKHKENSVIEIITTASQIPQIVGSEYKKAFEFLGAKNVNILDIHNREEANSDAMVARANAADVVMFTGGDQLRLTSILGGTRFHDTILLKYQEQNFIYSGTSAGAAAASENMIYQGSSSEALLKGEIKTTQGLGLIDNVIIDTHFVQRGRIGRLFQAVVNNPRTLGIGLGEDTGLFIHDDVMTAVGSGLVIIVDGRFIKDTNLTNINLGEPISIDNLTVHVMSMNDHYDLTTRTLTIENSQFNPIPQDK, from the coding sequence ATGAAACCCGTTGGAAAATTAATCGTTATCGGAGGCGCTGTAAACAAAGGGAGTTTTTCAGAAACCGATTTCGACCAGAATATTGAAAAAAACCTCAATTTTTTTGAAAGAGGCATCTTAAGGAAAATCATTAATGAATCCAAGCATAAGGAGAATTCCGTGATTGAGATCATTACTACGGCTTCCCAGATCCCCCAGATTGTAGGCTCCGAGTATAAAAAGGCATTTGAATTCTTAGGTGCCAAAAACGTTAATATCCTTGACATCCACAACCGGGAAGAAGCCAATTCGGATGCTATGGTGGCCAGAGCCAACGCAGCCGATGTGGTGATGTTTACCGGCGGTGACCAGCTGAGGCTGACCTCCATTCTGGGCGGAACCAGGTTTCACGATACCATCCTTTTAAAATACCAGGAACAGAATTTCATTTATTCGGGTACTTCTGCCGGTGCTGCCGCCGCTTCAGAAAATATGATTTACCAGGGAAGCAGTTCAGAAGCCCTGCTGAAAGGCGAGATCAAAACCACTCAGGGACTGGGATTAATTGATAATGTGATTATCGATACCCATTTTGTGCAGAGGGGAAGAATCGGCAGGTTATTCCAGGCGGTAGTCAATAATCCGAGAACGCTGGGAATCGGCCTGGGAGAAGATACAGGACTTTTCATCCATGATGATGTAATGACGGCGGTAGGTTCCGGACTGGTCATTATTGTAGACGGAAGGTTCATCAAAGATACCAACCTGACCAACATCAACCTCGGAGAGCCTATCTCCATTGACAACCTCACGGTACATGTGATGTCTATGAATGATCATTATGACCTGACTACCAGGACGCTGACCATAGAAAATTCGCAGTTCAATCCCATACCACAGGATAAATAG